The Chryseobacterium geocarposphaerae genome window below encodes:
- a CDS encoding aminotransferase class I/II-fold pyridoxal phosphate-dependent enzyme codes for MVEIYGFNHYSFFTEMSELSRKHGSFDLSLGLPDFEIDGRLRYYLKESADRISHSYESLEGNALLIDNIIKFNAKRKNSIMVKREEVNIVPCSTFALYTSLKSILNQGDEVIVIQPSYYTYAPSIVLNGGVPVYYDLECNFTINWENLKSCISEKTKAIIVNSPQNPTGKIWTQNDWDQLYDLIKDREIYLISEEIYDIYCYDDIEHYSSFLHPDLKKRTFCIFSFGKMFHATGWKVSYLLAAEDLLKNFRSYQQYISFSTNAPAQYAVAKYLEVFDPEENRKAMENKRDIFNDLIQYTPLQVEQKAQGSFFQIVNFRNISKSMTDVEFSKWLTVEKKVSCLPVSAFYNSKTNSDYIRFSFAKKDDLIIDALEHLRKNL; via the coding sequence ATGGTAGAAATTTACGGATTTAATCATTATTCTTTTTTTACAGAAATGTCTGAGCTTTCCAGAAAGCACGGAAGCTTCGACCTGTCTTTAGGGTTACCTGATTTTGAAATAGACGGCAGGTTACGATACTATCTTAAAGAATCTGCAGACCGCATCAGTCACAGCTACGAATCGCTTGAAGGAAATGCCTTACTGATTGATAATATTATTAAATTCAATGCCAAAAGAAAGAATAGCATTATGGTAAAAAGAGAAGAAGTAAATATTGTTCCCTGTTCAACTTTTGCTTTATATACTTCTTTGAAATCTATTCTTAATCAGGGGGATGAAGTTATTGTAATACAGCCCTCTTATTATACCTATGCGCCGTCAATTGTTCTTAACGGAGGTGTGCCGGTTTATTATGATCTGGAATGTAATTTTACCATTAACTGGGAAAATCTTAAGAGCTGTATTTCAGAAAAAACAAAAGCGATTATCGTAAATTCCCCTCAAAATCCTACCGGGAAAATTTGGACTCAAAATGATTGGGATCAATTGTATGATTTAATCAAAGACCGGGAAATTTATTTGATTTCAGAAGAGATCTATGATATTTACTGTTACGATGATATTGAACATTACAGTTCATTTCTTCATCCGGATTTGAAAAAAAGGACCTTTTGTATATTTTCTTTCGGAAAAATGTTTCATGCAACCGGCTGGAAAGTAAGTTACCTGCTTGCAGCAGAAGATTTGCTGAAAAACTTCAGAAGCTATCAACAGTACATTTCTTTTAGTACTAATGCTCCTGCTCAGTATGCAGTTGCCAAATATCTCGAGGTATTTGATCCTGAAGAAAACCGAAAAGCAATGGAAAATAAAAGGGATATTTTTAATGATCTTATTCAGTATACACCATTGCAGGTTGAGCAAAAAGCGCAGGGAAGCTTCTTTCAGATCGTTAATTTCAGAAATATTTCCAAATCGATGACAGATGTAGAATTCTCAAAATGGCTGACTGTAGAGAAAAAAGTATCCTGTCTGCCGGTTTCAGCGTTTTACAATTCCAAAACAAATTCTGATTATATAAGATTCAGTTTTGCCAAAAAAGATGATTTGATCATTGATGCCTTAGAGCATTTGAGAAAAAACCTTTAA
- a CDS encoding M28 family metallopeptidase, whose protein sequence is MKKLIIPVLAAVFLTSCGASKVSTETSGSSVVSPKTYNKAFQTAYKEIKAEDLKKNLYVIASDEMEGRDTGSPGQKKAGEYMINYYKNLGISYPKALGSYYQKVPADFMKQRGGGNLPDSENILAFIEGSEKPEEIVVISGHYDHVGTRNGIVYNGADDDGSGTVAVMEIAKAFQSAKKAGKGPKRSILFLHVTGEEHGLFGSEYYTDNPVFPLANTVVDLNIDMIGRDDPENRGKQYVYVIGSDMLSSQLKVINEAANKTTNNLELNYKYDDPNDPQRLYYRSDHYNFAKNNIPVAFFFDGIHEDYHKPTDDVEKIDYNLLAKRTQLVFATAWELANRKERIVVDKK, encoded by the coding sequence ATGAAAAAGTTAATCATTCCGGTGCTAGCTGCAGTTTTCCTTACAAGTTGCGGAGCTTCTAAAGTTTCTACGGAAACGTCCGGCTCATCTGTTGTTTCCCCTAAAACATATAATAAAGCCTTTCAGACTGCTTATAAGGAGATTAAGGCAGAAGATCTAAAGAAAAACTTATATGTAATCGCTTCCGATGAAATGGAGGGAAGAGATACAGGAAGTCCCGGACAGAAAAAAGCGGGTGAATACATGATAAATTATTATAAAAACTTAGGGATTTCTTATCCAAAAGCTTTAGGTTCATATTATCAGAAGGTTCCGGCTGATTTTATGAAGCAGAGAGGAGGAGGAAACCTTCCTGATTCTGAAAATATCCTGGCTTTTATTGAAGGAAGTGAAAAACCGGAGGAGATTGTTGTGATCTCCGGACATTATGATCATGTAGGAACAAGAAATGGAATCGTATATAATGGTGCGGATGATGACGGAAGCGGAACTGTAGCCGTAATGGAAATCGCAAAGGCTTTTCAGAGTGCTAAAAAAGCAGGAAAAGGGCCTAAAAGATCGATTTTATTTCTTCATGTGACCGGAGAAGAACATGGCTTGTTTGGTTCAGAATATTATACGGATAATCCGGTGTTTCCTTTGGCCAATACAGTAGTAGATTTAAATATCGATATGATCGGGCGTGATGATCCTGAAAACAGAGGGAAACAATACGTTTATGTAATCGGTTCAGATATGTTAAGCTCACAGTTAAAGGTCATTAATGAAGCCGCCAATAAGACAACAAATAATCTGGAGCTCAACTATAAATACGATGATCCGAATGATCCTCAAAGATTGTATTACAGGTCCGATCATTATAATTTTGCTAAAAATAATATTCCGGTAGCGTTTTTCTTTGACGGAATTCATGAAGATTACCATAAACCAACGGATGATGTTGAAAAAATTGATTACAACTTACTGGCAAAAAGAACGCAGCTTGTCTTTGCAACAGCCTGGGAACTGGCCAACAGAAAAGAAAGAATTGTAGTAGATAAAAAATAA
- a CDS encoding VOC family protein, producing MKQEIKSIRPFIGSENFEISRSFYRDLGFEEIILEPKLSLFTWDDIGFYLQDAYVKDWIDNTMLFIEVGNVEKFWENLQQLNLEKYEGVRLTPIRTMTWGKECFVHDPCGVLWHFGEFFTQ from the coding sequence ATGAAACAGGAAATCAAATCAATACGTCCTTTCATAGGTTCCGAAAACTTTGAGATCAGCCGTAGTTTTTACCGGGATCTGGGATTTGAAGAAATTATTTTAGAACCTAAATTATCCCTCTTCACATGGGATGACATAGGATTTTATTTACAGGACGCCTATGTAAAAGACTGGATTGATAATACCATGCTTTTTATAGAAGTAGGGAATGTTGAGAAATTTTGGGAAAATCTTCAGCAATTAAATCTTGAAAAGTATGAAGGAGTGAGATTAACACCGATCCGGACCATGACATGGGGAAAAGAATGTTTTGTTCATGATCCCTGCGGTGTATTATGGCATTTCGGGGAATTCTTCACTCAATAA
- a CDS encoding winged helix-turn-helix transcriptional regulator produces the protein MKKVANLNTTLVCKNRMNAIKDAMEILSGKWKFHILGTLLQGGNMRFMDLLREIDGIAAKMLSKELQDMEINHLIKRTVLDTKPVTVEYEVTEYGRTIEPIIDEIAKWGLEYRRSLYQK, from the coding sequence ATGAAAAAAGTAGCCAATCTAAATACCACATTAGTTTGCAAAAACAGGATGAATGCCATTAAAGATGCGATGGAAATTCTATCTGGCAAATGGAAATTTCATATTTTAGGAACCTTACTGCAGGGAGGAAATATGCGTTTTATGGACCTCTTGAGGGAAATTGACGGTATTGCCGCCAAAATGCTTTCCAAAGAGCTTCAGGACATGGAAATCAATCATCTTATTAAACGTACCGTACTGGATACAAAACCTGTAACGGTGGAATATGAAGTTACCGAATACGGCAGAACTATTGAACCTATTATTGATGAAATTGCTAAGTGGGGCCTCGAATATCGAAGATCCCTTTATCAGAAATAA
- a CDS encoding ClpXP adapter SpxH family protein, whose protein sequence is MENKTTNPLLCDPATGICETPGEKKNNGHAKTNEKPVKVIYFTDPICSSCWGIEPQLRKLKLEYGNSVEIEYRMGGLLPDWSYNSGGISKPSDVAQHWDEVSGYYDMPIDGDVWLKDPLDSSYPPSIAFKAAQLQDKSKALDFMRELREMVFLKKKNIAKWEHIAVAAEKVGLDTNKLKADFEGKAKDLFQEDLKLARELGVRGFPTMFFTNGNGNRETVYGSKPYAFYETAILKINSDTKKSEYSKNWESLFAKYPSLTAKEFSELSGTPRVESERLLNDLAAKGTLEKFTTKNGSIWTLKS, encoded by the coding sequence ATGGAAAACAAAACTACTAACCCATTATTATGTGATCCTGCAACAGGGATCTGTGAAACACCAGGAGAAAAAAAGAACAATGGGCATGCTAAAACCAATGAAAAGCCAGTGAAAGTTATTTATTTTACCGATCCTATCTGCTCTTCTTGCTGGGGGATCGAACCTCAATTGAGAAAATTAAAGTTAGAATACGGAAACAGCGTAGAAATAGAATACAGAATGGGAGGTCTTCTTCCGGACTGGAGTTACAACAGCGGAGGAATCAGCAAGCCTTCGGATGTTGCCCAACATTGGGATGAGGTAAGCGGATATTACGATATGCCCATTGACGGAGATGTGTGGCTAAAAGATCCGTTGGATTCTTCTTACCCACCTTCCATTGCCTTTAAAGCAGCACAGCTTCAGGATAAATCGAAAGCATTGGATTTTATGAGAGAGCTTCGTGAAATGGTATTTTTAAAGAAAAAAAATATCGCAAAATGGGAACATATTGCTGTGGCAGCTGAAAAAGTTGGATTAGATACCAATAAACTAAAAGCAGATTTTGAAGGGAAAGCAAAAGACCTTTTCCAGGAAGATCTGAAATTAGCCCGAGAATTGGGCGTTCGTGGTTTCCCTACGATGTTCTTTACCAACGGAAACGGAAACAGAGAAACAGTATACGGTTCAAAACCATATGCATTCTATGAAACTGCCATCTTAAAAATAAATTCGGATACAAAAAAATCTGAATATTCTAAAAACTGGGAGAGCTTATTTGCAAAATATCCTTCTCTTACCGCAAAAGAATTTTCAGAATTATCAGGAACACCAAGAGTTGAGAGCGAGAGACTCTTAAATGACCTTGCCGCTAAAGGAACTCTTGAAAAATTTACGACAAAGAATGGTTCAATCTGGACCTTGAAATCGTAA
- a CDS encoding VOC family protein translates to MKTKQIWANLPVSNLERTAKFYEQLGFTLNGSVKSDELISFSFGENSFIINFFLKDILENNTKMKFSDVKSGNEIIFSLSAASKEDVDEWVKMVEKAGGTISTEPYTIEEGYTFGFSDPDGHAFNVLYWPGM, encoded by the coding sequence ATGAAAACAAAACAAATTTGGGCAAACTTACCCGTTTCTAACCTTGAAAGAACTGCAAAATTTTATGAGCAATTAGGTTTTACATTAAACGGTTCTGTAAAATCTGATGAACTGATAAGTTTTTCTTTTGGAGAAAATAGCTTTATCATTAATTTTTTCCTGAAAGATATTCTTGAAAATAATACTAAAATGAAGTTTTCTGATGTAAAATCCGGAAATGAAATCATTTTCAGTCTTTCTGCGGCAAGTAAAGAAGATGTTGATGAATGGGTAAAGATGGTTGAGAAAGCTGGTGGTACTATTTCTACGGAACCTTATACAATAGAAGAAGGATATACATTTGGATTTTCCGATCCCGACGGACATGCATTCAATGTGCTGTATTGGCCAGGAATGTAA
- a CDS encoding SDR family oxidoreductase, translated as MKTIFITGASTGLGKTTAKLFQSRGWNVIATMRNPEAETELNQLENLTLLPLDVTNLEQIQTTVKKALELSDIDLVFNNAGYGLIGPLEALNDDQILKQLDTNLLGVIRVTKEFIPYFRERKSGMFITTTSIGGLIAFPLGSTYHATKWALEGWSESLAYELNTFGIDIKTVSPGGIKTDFISRSLDMGTQPEYQTMIDTMFSNTEAMMEGASEPELIAEVVYEAATDGKSQLRYVAGEDAKALYAQRLEMGAEAFREQFGKQFI; from the coding sequence ATGAAAACAATTTTCATAACTGGTGCCTCAACAGGACTAGGAAAAACAACGGCAAAATTATTTCAGAGCAGAGGATGGAACGTGATTGCAACCATGAGAAATCCGGAAGCGGAAACAGAATTGAATCAATTGGAAAACCTTACGCTTCTTCCACTGGATGTTACCAATTTAGAACAAATTCAGACCACAGTAAAAAAAGCATTAGAATTGAGTGATATTGATCTGGTATTCAATAATGCAGGGTATGGACTAATCGGACCTTTAGAAGCTTTAAATGATGATCAGATCTTAAAACAATTAGATACTAATTTATTAGGGGTTATTCGTGTTACCAAAGAATTCATTCCTTATTTCAGAGAAAGAAAAAGCGGAATGTTCATTACAACCACATCCATCGGAGGATTAATTGCTTTCCCATTAGGCTCAACGTATCATGCTACAAAATGGGCACTGGAAGGATGGAGCGAAAGTTTGGCGTATGAACTGAACACATTCGGAATCGATATAAAAACAGTCTCTCCCGGAGGAATCAAAACCGATTTCATCAGCCGTTCTTTGGATATGGGAACTCAACCTGAATATCAAACGATGATAGATACCATGTTTTCAAATACAGAAGCCATGATGGAAGGAGCCTCCGAACCTGAACTCATTGCTGAAGTCGTGTACGAAGCTGCTACAGATGGTAAAAGCCAGTTGAGATATGTAGCGGGAGAAGATGCCAAGGCATTATATGCGCAGCGTCTGGAAATGGGAGCTGAAGCATTCAGAGAACAATTCGGTAAGCAGTTTATTTAA
- a CDS encoding helix-turn-helix domain-containing protein, translating into MEKKDNSPLKISSISELHQILNVPKPLHPLISLVDNTKMSVNKYYLDRSFTLSFYKISYKFSENGKMGYGQGYYDFNEGGMMFTAPNQVLATDENAEYFGYTLFIHPDFLRNYPLAKSIKKYGFFSYDTNEALHLSEKEKTLIVGILDNINEELNTAIDEISQDVIISYLEVLLNYSNRFYKRQFITRKVVNHDLLSKMEDVLESYFNKQETLTKGLPTVEFLASELNLSTHYLSDMLRNLTGQNTQQHIHEKLIEKAKEYLTTTNFSVSEVAYQLGFEHSQSFNKLFKKKMNVTPLSYKQSFN; encoded by the coding sequence ATGGAAAAGAAAGATAATTCTCCTTTAAAAATCTCATCAATTTCAGAACTTCATCAGATACTAAATGTTCCGAAACCGCTTCATCCGCTAATAAGTTTAGTAGATAATACAAAAATGAGTGTCAATAAGTATTATCTTGACCGAAGTTTCACACTAAGCTTTTATAAGATTTCTTACAAATTTTCAGAAAACGGAAAGATGGGATATGGACAGGGATATTATGACTTTAATGAAGGAGGCATGATGTTTACAGCACCAAACCAGGTTCTGGCAACGGATGAAAATGCCGAATATTTTGGATATACCTTATTCATTCATCCTGATTTTTTAAGAAATTATCCTTTGGCAAAAAGCATCAAAAAATATGGTTTCTTTTCTTATGATACGAATGAAGCTCTGCATTTATCCGAAAAAGAAAAGACTCTGATTGTTGGGATACTGGATAATATCAATGAGGAACTGAATACGGCTATTGACGAAATCAGTCAGGACGTTATTATTTCTTACCTGGAAGTTCTATTGAACTATAGCAACCGATTTTATAAAAGACAGTTCATTACCCGAAAAGTCGTGAACCATGATCTGCTCTCTAAAATGGAAGATGTTCTGGAAAGTTATTTTAATAAGCAGGAAACGCTAACAAAAGGGCTTCCTACAGTAGAATTCCTAGCCTCAGAGTTAAATTTATCTACCCATTATTTAAGCGACATGCTTCGAAATCTGACAGGGCAAAACACTCAGCAACATATCCATGAAAAACTGATCGAAAAAGCAAAGGAATATCTTACTACAACTAATTTTTCAGTTTCTGAAGTAGCATACCAATTGGGATTTGAGCATTCTCAGTCTTTTAATAAGCTGTTTAAGAAAAAAATGAATGTAACACCTTTGAGTTATAAACAGTCATTCAACTAG
- a CDS encoding NAD(P)-dependent oxidoreductase has translation MKKDMIAVIGGTGKSGKYLVQQLLENNYHLKLLLRNPENFTLQNHLIEAVKGDARDYYSILNLIKDCNAVISTLGQPAGEESIFSDATKNIIKAMQFHGIKRYIVTTGLNVNTPFDRKNEKVKMATEWMYQHYPETTADKQKEYELLAESDLDWTLVRLPLINLTDESFMTETSLEDCKGENISATDLGKFLVSQIDDETFIKQSPFLYNV, from the coding sequence ATGAAAAAAGATATGATCGCTGTAATCGGCGGAACAGGAAAATCAGGAAAATATCTTGTTCAACAACTTTTAGAAAATAATTATCACCTTAAGCTATTATTAAGAAATCCTGAGAATTTTACGCTTCAAAACCATTTGATAGAAGCCGTAAAAGGGGATGCGAGAGATTACTATTCCATTCTGAATTTAATTAAAGACTGTAATGCAGTGATCAGCACTTTAGGACAGCCTGCCGGAGAAGAATCAATCTTCAGTGATGCCACGAAAAACATCATTAAGGCAATGCAATTTCACGGAATTAAAAGATATATCGTCACAACAGGACTGAACGTCAATACACCTTTTGACCGCAAAAATGAAAAGGTGAAAATGGCCACCGAATGGATGTATCAACATTATCCGGAAACAACTGCAGACAAACAAAAAGAATATGAACTTCTCGCAGAAAGTGATCTGGACTGGACTTTAGTGAGACTTCCTTTAATTAATTTGACAGATGAGAGTTTCATGACAGAAACATCTTTGGAAGATTGTAAAGGAGAAAATATCTCAGCAACAGATTTAGGAAAATTTTTAGTTTCTCAGATTGATGATGAGACTTTTATTAAGCAAAGTCCATTTTTATATAATGTTTAA
- the uvrA gene encoding excinuclease ABC subunit UvrA — translation MASTTDIDIKKQIFVKNAHLNNLKHIDVIIPKNKLIVITGVSGSGKSSLAFDTIYAEGQRRYVESLSSYARQFLGKLEKPKVDDIKGLAPSIAIQQKVISSNPRSTVGTSTEIYDYMKLLFARIGKTFSPVSGEEVKKDSVSDVVDFIKASKKDTSFLLTAPYEYDIANFGENLNVLKLAGFTRLEINGNVAGIEDLESFGFTPEKGMEINLVIDRFSYEEDESFLQRLADSIQMAFYEGRGYCALKNIETGKIKEFSNKFELDGIEFLEPNVHFFSFNNPYGACPTCEGYGKVIGIDEDLVIPNKTLSIFEDAVASWKGESMSEWKKDFIKKAKDFPIHKPYHQLTKEQRAYLWKGDGSKTFPSVNNFFQMLEENLYKIQYRVMLSRYRGKTLCPTCEGLRLREETSWVKIDGHNIQSMIELPLDELFPLIKGLKLSDHDQEVAKRLLYEITTRLEFLLKVGLGYLTLNRTSNTLSGGESQRINLATSLGSSLVGSIYILDEPSIGLHSRDTENLIEVLQNLRDLGNTVIVVEHDEDVMRAADYIIDIGPEAGYLGGELVFAGDYKELKDADTLTSKYLTGRLEIEVPAKRRKAKEWIHIKGARQNNLKNIDVDVPLESLVVISGVSGSGKSTLMKEILTNDIQVQLGMGGKKGDYDSVEFPKKLIKHIELIDQNPIGKSSRSNPVTYLKAYDDIRDLFAKQKVAKMMGYKPKHFSFNVDGGRCDECKGEGVINVSMQFMADIELECEVCKGTRFKNEILEVKYDEKNISDILHMTVDEALEFFKDNHEDKIVTKLRPLQDVGLGYLQLGQSSSTLSGGEAQRVKLASFLVKGVTTDKTLFIFDEPSTGLHFHDIQKLLKSLQALIDLGHSVIVIEHQPDIIKCADYIIDIGPEAGKYGGEVVFAGTPEDLAKNKKSHTAKYIKEKLEN, via the coding sequence ATGGCTTCAACTACAGATATAGATATTAAAAAACAGATTTTTGTTAAGAATGCACACCTTAATAATCTGAAACACATAGATGTAATCATTCCTAAAAATAAATTAATTGTCATCACAGGAGTTTCCGGAAGCGGAAAATCCTCACTGGCTTTTGATACCATTTATGCAGAAGGACAGAGACGCTATGTTGAGAGTTTAAGCTCTTATGCACGTCAGTTTTTGGGAAAACTTGAAAAACCGAAAGTTGATGACATTAAAGGATTGGCTCCTTCCATTGCCATTCAGCAGAAGGTAATTTCTTCAAACCCCCGTTCAACGGTCGGAACTTCAACGGAGATTTACGATTATATGAAGCTTCTCTTTGCAAGAATCGGTAAAACATTTTCTCCTGTTTCCGGTGAAGAAGTGAAAAAAGATTCGGTTTCTGATGTAGTGGATTTTATTAAAGCTTCTAAGAAAGATACTTCTTTTTTACTAACGGCTCCCTATGAATATGACATTGCAAATTTTGGAGAAAACTTAAATGTTTTAAAACTGGCTGGATTCACAAGACTGGAAATCAACGGGAATGTTGCCGGAATTGAAGATTTGGAAAGTTTTGGCTTTACCCCTGAAAAAGGAATGGAGATCAATCTCGTAATCGACCGTTTTTCTTACGAAGAAGATGAAAGTTTTCTTCAGCGATTAGCAGATTCCATCCAGATGGCATTCTATGAAGGTCGAGGCTATTGTGCTCTAAAGAATATTGAGACCGGAAAAATTAAAGAATTTTCAAATAAGTTTGAGCTTGATGGAATCGAATTTTTAGAACCGAATGTCCATTTCTTTAGTTTTAATAATCCATACGGAGCCTGTCCTACCTGTGAAGGTTATGGAAAAGTAATCGGGATAGATGAAGATTTAGTCATTCCGAATAAGACATTATCCATTTTTGAAGATGCCGTTGCTTCCTGGAAAGGAGAAAGTATGAGCGAATGGAAAAAAGATTTTATAAAAAAAGCGAAAGACTTTCCTATTCATAAACCTTACCATCAGCTTACTAAAGAGCAGAGAGCTTATCTTTGGAAAGGTGACGGAAGCAAAACATTTCCATCAGTAAACAACTTCTTCCAGATGCTGGAGGAAAACTTATATAAAATCCAGTATCGTGTAATGCTTTCCAGGTACCGTGGTAAAACACTTTGCCCGACTTGTGAAGGGTTAAGATTACGTGAAGAAACAAGCTGGGTGAAAATTGATGGACACAATATCCAGTCGATGATTGAACTTCCTTTAGATGAGCTTTTTCCGTTAATAAAAGGCTTAAAGCTATCCGATCACGATCAGGAGGTAGCGAAAAGACTATTATATGAAATCACTACCCGACTTGAATTCTTATTAAAAGTGGGATTAGGATATTTAACGTTGAACAGAACCTCCAATACTCTTTCGGGAGGAGAAAGTCAGAGAATCAACCTGGCTACAAGCTTGGGAAGCTCTTTGGTAGGATCAATTTATATTCTGGATGAACCATCAATTGGACTGCACTCAAGAGATACGGAGAATCTGATTGAAGTATTGCAAAATCTTCGTGATTTGGGAAATACGGTAATTGTAGTAGAACACGATGAAGATGTGATGAGAGCAGCCGATTATATTATTGATATTGGTCCGGAAGCAGGATATTTAGGAGGTGAACTTGTTTTCGCCGGTGACTATAAAGAGCTGAAAGATGCAGATACTTTAACCTCAAAATATCTGACGGGCAGACTGGAAATTGAGGTTCCTGCGAAACGTAGAAAAGCCAAAGAATGGATCCATATTAAAGGGGCGCGTCAGAATAACCTTAAAAATATTGATGTAGATGTTCCGTTAGAAAGTCTTGTTGTGATTTCGGGAGTTTCGGGAAGCGGTAAATCTACCTTAATGAAAGAAATTCTTACCAACGATATCCAGGTCCAGTTAGGAATGGGCGGCAAAAAAGGAGATTATGATTCAGTGGAATTTCCTAAAAAGCTTATCAAGCATATTGAACTGATCGATCAGAACCCTATCGGGAAATCTTCAAGATCCAACCCTGTAACCTACCTGAAAGCGTATGATGATATCAGAGATTTGTTTGCTAAGCAAAAAGTAGCAAAAATGATGGGGTATAAACCTAAACATTTTTCGTTTAACGTAGACGGCGGAAGATGTGATGAATGTAAAGGAGAAGGTGTCATTAATGTTTCCATGCAGTTCATGGCAGATATTGAGCTGGAATGTGAGGTTTGTAAAGGAACTCGTTTTAAGAATGAAATTCTTGAAGTGAAATACGACGAGAAGAACATTTCAGATATTCTTCACATGACCGTTGATGAAGCTTTGGAATTTTTCAAAGATAATCATGAAGATAAAATCGTTACTAAATTAAGACCTTTACAGGACGTTGGTTTAGGGTATTTACAGTTGGGACAAAGCTCTTCTACCCTTTCCGGTGGTGAGGCACAGCGTGTAAAGTTGGCTTCATTCCTTGTAAAAGGAGTTACTACAGACAAAACATTATTTATTTTCGATGAACCTTCTACAGGGCTTCATTTCCATGATATTCAGAAATTATTAAAATCCTTACAGGCATTAATTGATTTAGGACATTCAGTAATCGTTATTGAGCATCAGCCGGATATCATTAAATGTGCAGATTACATCATTGATATTGGCCCGGAAGCAGGAAAATACGGTGGTGAAGTCGTTTTTGCGGGAACCCCGGAAGATTTGGCAAAAAATAAGAAATCACATACAGCGAAATACATTAAGGAAAAGCTGGAAAACTAA